The genome window CCTGGGAGCAGTTGTTTCCTTCCTGTCGACCATGTCGAAACAGACGATTAATGAAATTATATACTGGACGATGGGAAGTCTGGCATTACGCGGGTGGTCGTATACGGCCATCCTTTTCCCGTATTTTCTGCTGGGGCTGGTCTTTCTCTGGAGCCGGGCACGCTCGTTAAATGTGCTTGCGCTGGGAGAACGTCAAGCGGCACATATCGGGATCGGCGTGGACAGGCTTAAGCTCTCCGTGCTGGCAGTCGGCACACTGCTGACCGCAGGGGCTGTCTCGGTATCCGGTGTCATCGGATTCGTTGGATTGGTGATCCCGCATATGTTGCGGCTGCTGGTGGGGCCGGATTATCGACTGTTGGTACCTTTATCAGCCATTGGTGGAGCGATCTTCATGGTGTGGGCCGATACCATCGCAAGGTCGTTGCTGGCGCCCACTGAAATTCCGCTCGGGGTCGTCACCGCCTTTGTTGGTGCGCCGTTCTTTGCTTACCTGCTGCACCGGAATAAAAAGTTGCAGAAGGGGATGATGCCATGAATTCCAGTACCGGTTCAAACTCACTTATTTCCATTAAGGGAGCTGGGAAGTCATATGGTGATCATCAGGCATTGCGCAGTGTAGACTGGCATGTTGATGAAGGTGACTGGTGGGGAATTGTTGGTCCAAACGGTAGCGGCAAGTCCACTCTGATCCAGCTTATTGCCGGAACGGAACAGTTAAGCGAAGGTCAGATCCGTATCGATGCTCGAGATATCAGCTCATACAGCCGTAAGGACCTGTCACGCATGATCGCTGTATTGCAGCAGGACGGCTTGCCACCCATCTCTTATCCTGTACGAGACGTGGTGGAGATGGGGCGATATCCGTACCAGAACTGGCTGGGGCGGGAAGCGGGTGA of Paenibacillus sp. FSL R5-0517 contains these proteins:
- a CDS encoding iron chelate uptake ABC transporter family permease subunit, which translates into the protein MSKKLILFGTTGMVLLVLTVLICTGIGSVALPIRDIAGILIHKIPWVGDWITPDWNKAAEQIIWKVRFPRVLLAVLVGASLAIAGAGFQGVLRNPLADPFTLGVSSGASVGAAFLIFFGLQYALIGIWTLPLIAFLTGVITLWFVMALAREGRKIPTHSLILAGVVMQSFLGAVVSFLSTMSKQTINEIIYWTMGSLALRGWSYTAILFPYFLLGLVFLWSRARSLNVLALGERQAAHIGIGVDRLKLSVLAVGTLLTAGAVSVSGVIGFVGLVIPHMLRLLVGPDYRLLVPLSAIGGAIFMVWADTIARSLLAPTEIPLGVVTAFVGAPFFAYLLHRNKKLQKGMMP